A genomic region of Arachis stenosperma cultivar V10309 chromosome 9, arast.V10309.gnm1.PFL2, whole genome shotgun sequence contains the following coding sequences:
- the LOC130947470 gene encoding WAT1-related protein At3g30340-like — translation MLMHCRGLFKPVIILIIVNLAMAIVNLLMKKVLNGGMDNMSIVTYRQAVSFIFMAPIACLYERKHKLEAHIICLLFLSSLVGVTLTQYIFLLGLEYTSATFSCAFLNAVPVFTFIVALPFGIEKVNITSKSGKAKILGTVVCIGGTLVLILYKGMPLINPQAQHTANEASSGPPARKLEKWIIGSIFLITGCLLWSSWFIIQAKISKRYPCQYSSTAILSLFSAIQSAILTLIIKGNNASWILKGKLEIMSVIYAGLVGSGLCYVAMSWCVKQRGPVFTSAFTPLVQIFVAVLDFSILKEEIYLGSVVGSALVITGLYILLWGKSNENAPCVKDAQASQQDVELQ, via the exons ATGTTGATGCATTGCAGGGGTTTGTTTAAGCCAGTTATTATCTTGATTATTGTTAACTTAGCTATGGCTATTGTAAATTTACTTATGAAGAAGGTTCTTAATGGAGGAATGGACAACATGTCCATTGTAACATATAGACAAGCAGTTTCATTTATCTTCATGGCACCTATTGCCTGCTTGTATGAAAG GAAACACAAATTGGAGGCTCACATAATATGTCTCCTTTTCCTCAGCTCTCTTGTCGG AGTAACACTCACCCAATACATATTTCTTCTTGGACTTGAATATACGTCTGCAACGTTCTCATGTGCATTCCTCAATGCTGTGCCAGTATTCACCTTCATCGTGGCACTGCCATTTGG gATAGAGAAGGTAAACATCACAAGCAAGAGTGGGAAAGCCAAAATCTTAGGGACTGTTGTGTGTATTGGTGGAACTTTGGTATTGATCCTCTATAAAGGAATGCCCTTAATCAACCCCCAAGCACAACACACAGCAAACGAAGCATCAAGTGGTCCTCCAGCCAGAAAGTTAGAAAAATGGATCATAGGTTCAATATTTCTGATTACAGGGTGCCTTCTTTGGTCTTCATGGTTTATCATACAAGCAAAGATTAGCAAAAGATATCCATGTCAATACTCTAGCACAGCTATTTTGTCCCTATTTTCTGCCATTCAATCAGCAATATTAACATTAATCATCAAGGGAAATAATGCCTCCTGGATTCTCAAAGGAAAGCTTGAAATAATGAGTGTTATATATGCT GGGTTGGTGGGATCAGGCTTGTGCTATGTGGCAATGTCATGGTGTGTCAAACAAAGGGGTCCAGTTTTTACTTCAGCATTTACCCCCCTTGTACAAATATTTGTGGCAGTGCTTGATTTCTCTATATTAAAGGAAGAAATTTACCTAGGAAG TGTTGTAGGATCGGCCTTGGTTATTACTGGCTTGTATATTCTTCTGTGGGGGAAAAGTAACGAGAACGCACCATGTGTCAAGGATGCACAAGCAAGCCAACAAGATGTAGAATTGCAATAG